DNA from Evansella sp. LMS18:
CAGGGATATGGATTTTCGTGAAGGAAAGAGTTTTGCATAAAAGAAAATGTCACTATGACAGCTGTCATAGTGACATTTCATGTTTTACTACACTAAATTTAATAAATCTCCTGTATATCAACGTTCATGGAAAGTTTCCCTGAGGCAACTGTCACTATGACGCAAGGTTAAAGATCACGCTCCGTTATCTCCACTTCATTCTCGGTTTTATGGAAGTTGAAGAATCCATCAACAAGAAGGTCAAGATGCTCAAGTTCCTCACTGTATTCAATAATCAGGGCAATGACAGGGAAGAAGTGAATCCATTCATTCCGGTCTATTTCTTTGTTGTCATAAAAGTTCAGGAACATATCTGTGAGCTGCCTTTTCCCTACACCTACTTCATCATGAAGTTCGTCTGTAGGGTTAACCTTTACTTTCCCCATATATTTAAGCATAATCCGTTCATGGTAATTGGTCAGATAATCGAGCTGTGTCTGAATAATTTCCTGAATTTCTTCAGGCATATGGTGTAAATTGTGCTCATTTTTATCAAGGCTTTTCAATATGCCCATGGCTTTTTTGGAAGCGACAATCATCTGGCGGAAGACTACCACTTTCCTGAGCCTCGAATATTCATTTTTTTTCAGGTAGTTTCTCTCCTCTTTATAGAGAAGGAACAGATTTTCCAGTTTTACGATAGATTCTCTCAGCCTGTTCAGGTCTTTTTTCAGAGTGCTGTAATCTGCTTCGTTCCTCGTCAGCAGCCTGATCCATTGGATAATTTCATCATTCGTATCTACGACTCTGTGGTAAAGCAGATTTTCATGCTTCGGAGGCAGAAAAATCATATTCACGATAAAAGCCGCAAATACTCCAAGCATTATTAAAAGAAATCTGTTGGAAGCAAAGTGAATGAAATTGTCTGCCGGACTACCCATAATAATTACAGCAGTTACTACAGCAAGGGGTATGATCGATTCTTTATTAAACTTAAGGAGTATAGCAATTACAAGCATCACTACGACGCCAATAACAAATGGTTCATTTCCAAACGCCAGCACGAACACGATAGCCAGTACAGCACTCATCAGGTTTGCCTGTATTTGGTTCCCTATTAAAACAAAAGATTTATGCACAGATGGCTGTACAGCAAAAAATGCAGCCAGTGCAGCAAATGCAGGAGTCTCAAATCCAAGCCACATAGCCGCATACAGTGCGAGAGTTACAGCCAGACCAGTTTTAAAAATACGGGCTCCCAGCTTCATATTGATCTAAAATCCTTTCTCGGTACATTATAATAATTATGTTTCCAATAATATAAATGTCATATCAGACGTACTATACACCGCTTCCGTAAAACAATCAAGTGCTTCTTAGGATGTAAGGGTTTTCTTCTTAAAAAATACTGTACTGTATCCTTTAACACGTCAGAAGAGCCTTCAAACTATGAGAAATATTTTCTGTAAGGAGGCCAGGTGTGGGAGCTTAAGCAGGCAAAAGTTTTGCGTAAAGGAAAGTGTCACTATGACATCGGTCATAGTGACACTAAAGGTTTCTCGCACATAAAATTATGTAAACCCTTGTATATCAACGAAAAGCTAAAGTTGCCTTAACGCAACTGTCACTATGACGCAAGAAAAAGGCTGTTGAGAAGACTTTCTCAACAGCCTGAATTGCTTAAACATTAAATTGTTATTCAGTTGATACTGCAGGGTCTGCCTGCTGTTTAACAGGATTCAGCTGGCGGAAGTTGTCCTGAAGATTTTCCATAAGCCCGCTGATGAATTCTGCCTCTTCATACTGTTCATGAGCTCTCAGCTCCTCCATGTATAAAGTGAGCAGCTCTGAAACATCTTCCTGTCCTTTATCGGAAAGAGTTTCAAGAGTCACTTTTGCGCCCTTGGCAATACGGGACTGTAATGTTTGTTCATCAAGGCCCATTTCCGGATCGTGTCTTAAATATACCACGCCTCCGGTCATACCTGCGCAAATCCATGGACCAGGATCACCGAGTACAAGTCCCCGGCCGTTTGTCATATACTCAAAAGCGAACCCTTTCAGATTAGCGTGGACTCCGGCATTGTAGCGTCGTCCTGCTGGAA
Protein-coding regions in this window:
- a CDS encoding aromatic acid exporter family protein; translated protein: MKLGARIFKTGLAVTLALYAAMWLGFETPAFAALAAFFAVQPSVHKSFVLIGNQIQANLMSAVLAIVFVLAFGNEPFVIGVVVMLVIAILLKFNKESIIPLAVVTAVIIMGSPADNFIHFASNRFLLIMLGVFAAFIVNMIFLPPKHENLLYHRVVDTNDEIIQWIRLLTRNEADYSTLKKDLNRLRESIVKLENLFLLYKEERNYLKKNEYSRLRKVVVFRQMIVASKKAMGILKSLDKNEHNLHHMPEEIQEIIQTQLDYLTNYHERIMLKYMGKVKVNPTDELHDEVGVGKRQLTDMFLNFYDNKEIDRNEWIHFFPVIALIIEYSEELEHLDLLVDGFFNFHKTENEVEITERDL